The sequence below is a genomic window from Streptomyces sudanensis.
GTGATGACCCTCACCTCGACGTACGACCACCGCGTCATCCAGGGCGCCGCCTCCGGCGAGTTCCTGCGCGTCGTCGCCGACCTCCTCCTCGGTGAGAACGGCTTCTACGACGACATCTTCAAGTCGCTGCGCATCCCCTACGAGCCGGTCCGCTGGCTCAGGGACATCGACGCGTCGCACGACGACGACGTCACCAAGGCCGCGCGCGTCTTCGAGCTGATCCACTCCTACCGGGTCCGCGGCCACGTCATGGCCGACACCGACCCGCTGGAGTACCACCAGCGCAAGCACCCCGACCTGGACATCACCGAGCACGGCCTCACCCTGTGGGACCTGGAGCGCGAGTTCGCGGTCGGCGGCTTCGGCGGCAAGTCGATGATGAAGCTGCGCGACATCCTCGGCGTCCTGCGCGACTCGTACTGCCGCACCACCGGCATCGAGTTCATGCACATCCAGGACCCGAAGCAGCGCAAGTGGATCCAGGACCGCGTCGAGCGCCCGCACTCCAAGCCGGAGCGCGAGGAGCAGCTGCGCATCCTGCGCCGGCTGAACGCCGCGGAGGCGTTCGAGACCTTCCTGCAGACGAAGTACGTCGGCCAGAAGCGGTTCAGCCTGGAGGGCGGCGAGTCCGTCATCCCGCTGCTGGACGCGGTGATCGACTCGGCCGCCGAGTCCCGCCTGGACGAGGTCGTCATCGGCATGGCCCACCGCGGCCGGCTGAACGTCCTGGCGAACATCGTCGGCAAGTCGTACGCGCAGATCTTCCGCGAGTTCGAGGGCAACCTCGACCCGAAGTCGATGCACGGCTCCGGCGACGTGAAGTACCACCTGGGCGCCGAGGGCACCTTCACCGGCCTCGACGGCGAGCAGATCAAGGTCAGCCTGGTCGCGAACCCCTCCCACCTGGAGGCCGTCGACCCGGTCCTGGAGGGCGTCGTCCGCGCCAAGCAGGACATCATCGGCAAGGCCGGCACGGACTTCACCGTCCTGCCCGTCGCCCTGCACGGCGACGCGGCCTTCGCCGGCCAGGGCGTCGTCGCCGAGACGCTGAACATGTCGCAGCTGCGCGGCTACCGCACGGGCGGCACGGTCCACATCGTCATCAACAACCAGGTCGGCTTCACCGCCGCCCCGGAGTCCTCGCGCTCCTCGATGTACGCCACCGACGTGGCCCGCATGATCGAGGCGCCGATCTTCCACGTGAACGGCGACGACCCGGAGGCGTGCGTCCGGGTGGCGCGGCTCGCCTTCGAGTTCCGCCAGACGTTCAACAAGGACGTCGTGATCGACCTCATCTGCTACCGCCGCCGCGGCCACAACGAGGGCGACAACCCGCAGTTCACCAACCCGCAGATGTACACGCTGATCGATCAGAAGCGCTCGGTGCGCAAGCTGTACACCGAGTCGCTGATCGGCCGCGGGGACATCACCCTGGAGGAGGCGGAGCAGGCGCTCCAGGACTTCCAGGGCCAGCTGGAGAAGGTCTTCACCGAGGTCCGCGAGGCCACCGCGCAGCCCAGCCCGGCGGTCGGCACCGACCCGCAGGCCGGCTTCCCGGCGGAGGACGTGAAGACGGCCGTCTCGCAGGAGGTCGTCAAGCGGATCGCCGAGTCCCAGGTGAACATCCCCGACGGCGTCACGGTGCACCCGCGGCTGCTGCCGCAGCTCCAGCGCCGCGCGCAGTCGATCGACGACGGCACGATCGACTGGGGCATGGGCGAGACCCTCGCCGTCGGCTCGCTGCTGATGGAGGGCGTCCCGGTCCGCCTCGCCGGCCAGGACTCGCGCCGCGGCACGTTCGGCCAGCGCCACGCGGTGCTGGTGGACCAGGTGACCGGCGAGGACTACACCCCGCTGCTCTACCTGTCCGACGACCAGGCCCGGTACAACGTCTACGACTCGCTGCTCAGCGAGTACGCGGCGATGGGCTTCGAGTACGGCTACTCGCTGGCCCGCCCGGACGCGCTGGTCATGTGGGAGGCGCAGTTCGGCGACTTCGTCAACGGCGCGCAGACCGTCGTCGACGAGTTCATCTCCTCCGCCGAGCAGAAGTGGGGCCAGACCTCCGGCGTCACGCTGCTGCTGCCCCACGGCTACGAGGGCCAGGGCCCGGACCACTCGTCCGCCCGCCCGGAGCGCTTCCTCCAGATGTGCGCGCAGAACAACATGACGGTCGCCATGCCGACGCTCCCGTCGAACTACTTCCACCTCCTGCGGTGGCAGGTGCACAACCCGCACCACAAGCCGCTGGTCGTCTTCACGCCGAAGTCGATGCTGCGCCTGAAGGCCGCCGCGTCGAAGGTGGAGGAGTTCACGTCCGGCGCGTTCCGCCCGGTCATCGGCGACACGTCGGTCGAGCCGTCCGCCGTCCGCAAGGTCGTCTTCTGCACCGGCAAGGTCTACTACGACCTGGACGCCGAGCGGCAGAAGCGCGGTGTCACGGACACGGCGATCATCCGCCTGGAGCGGCTGTACCCGCTGCCGGGCGCCCAGCTCCAGGCCGAGATCGCCAAGTACCCGAACGCCGGGAAGTACATCTGGGCGCAGGAGGAGCCGGCGAACCAGGGGGCGTGGCCGTTCATCGCGCTGAACCTGATCGACCACCTGGACCTGGCGGTCGGCGCCGACATCCCGCAGGGCGAGCGCCTGCGCCGCATCTCGCGGCCGCACAGCTCCTCCCCGGCGGTCGGCTCGGCCAAGCGCCACCAGGCCGAGCAGGCGCAGCTGGTCAACGAGGTCTTCGACGCCTGACCGGCGGCCGTCGCACGCGCGGACCGGAGAGCCCGGCACCCGAGGGGGTGCCGGGCTCTCCGGCGTGCCGGCCGCCCTACCCTGGACGGGAGCACCCGGGGAGCGCCCCGGCAGGATTCAGGAGACGTGTCTTGTACTTCACCGACCGTGGCATCGAGGAGCTGGAGAAGCGGCGCGGCCAGGAAGAGGTCACCTTCGAGTGGCTCGCCGAGCAGCTGCGGACGTTCGTGGACCTGAACCCGGACTTCGAGGTGCCGGTCGAGCGGCTGGCGACGTGGCTGGCGCGGCTGGACGACGAGGACGACGAGTAGCCGCCCCTACGACGCGGGGCGCCCCTCCCGGACGTCGAGGGCGGGACGCAGCCCCAGCGCGCCCTGGAGGGCGAGCAGCGCCCCCGCCGCGGCCCAGCCGGGGGCGCGGCGGGCAAGGGACCGGGCGAGGAGCGGCAGGCCGACGGCGAGCTGGAGGCCGGCCAGGGCGAGCCGGGCGCGGCCCGGGGCGGCGGTGCCCGGCCCGGGCTGCGCGCGACGTCCNCGGCCCGGCCGGGGACGTCGCNCGCACNGGGGTGGGCCCGGGCCGCGGCGAGCAGCCGCCCGGCCGGCTCCCCGGGCCGCACGCCGGGCGGCGGCTCCAGCCCGAGGCGCCCGAGCACGGCGACGAGGCCGAGGAGGCGGGCGCGGGCGTCGGCGTCCGGGTCGGGGCGGGTGAGCTCCCCCAGGTCCCGCACGTCGAGGACCGGATCGAGGCCGAGGCGCTCGGCGAAGGTGAGCACCGCCTCGTCCTCGCCGACGGGGGTGCCGTCCGCGAGCCAGGTGTAGTCGACGGGCCGGCGGAACCCGTACGCGAGGGTGTGGCCGGCCCGTTCCCCGTCCCACCACAGGGCGACGACCGGCCAGGGCTCGCCGACGGCGAGGGCGGTGGCCCATCCGGTGGCGATCCGCTCGACCGGTGCGGAGCCGTCGCTCCAGGAGCGGCCCTCGGGGACGAGGACGCTCCAGCCCGCGCCCGCCGGGGCGAGGACCGCGCGCTCGCGCAGCAGGAGGGCCGGGGCGGCGACCTCGTCGGGGTCGGCCCGGCAGAGCAGCAGCACGCCGGTCGGTGTCGCGTCCATGGGCCCCACGCTAGGGCAGTGCGCCCGTTCCCGGCGGGCTCGACATGGTCCGGGAGGGTTGCGGGGCGTACGGGGGCGGATGTCCCGACGCGCCCCCTTCCGGGCGGTGCGGGCGCCGGACGCCCGGCCGGTCGGCCGGGGCAGGCGCGTACCCGCCGGGCGGCCGGGAGGNNNCCGGGGCCTCGCGGCGCGGGGGCGCGGGCGGACGGCGCCGCAGGGCGCCGCCCGCCCGGGGNNNNNNGGNGGTNTNCTGCNGCTGGGNTNNGNAGNNGGGGCTCAGGAGGCGGGGCTCAGGAGGCGGGCGTCAGGACGATCTTCCCGAACAGGTCGCCGGACTCCATCCGGGCGAAGCCCTCCCGCGCCCGGTCCAGCGGCAGCACCTCGTCGATCACCGGCCGGACCCCGGTCGCGGCGCAGAAGGACAGCAGGTCCTCCAGCTCGTCCTTGGAGCCCATCGTCGAGCCGACGACCCTCAGCTCCAGGAAGAAGATCCGGGTCAGCTCGGCGTGCGGGGGCCGGTCGCCGCTGGTCGCGCCGGAGACGACCAGGGTGCCCCCCGGCTTCAGCGACTTGACCGAGTGGGACCAGGTGGCGGCGCCGACCGTCTCGATGACGGCGTCCACCCGCTGCGGCAGCCGCGCGCCGGGCTCGAACGCGTCGACGGCGCCCAGCTCGACGGCGCGCCCGCGCTTGGCCTCGTCGCGGCTGGTGGCGAAGACCCGCAGGCCGGCGGCCTTCCCCAGGACGATCGCGGCGGTCGCGACGCCGCCGCCGGCACCCTGGACGAGCACGGAGTCGCCGGGGCGGACCCCGGCGTTGGTGAAGAGCATCCGGTACGCGGTGAGCCAGGCGGTGGGGAGGCACGCGGCTTCCTCGAAGCTCAGCTCCGCGGGCTTGGGCAGCACGTTCCAGGCGGGCACGGTGACCCGCTCGGCGAAGGTGCCCTGGTAGCGCTCGGACAGGATGGAGCGGGGCTCGCGGGGGCCGACCCCGTGGCCGGTCTGGCCGATGACGGAGTGGACGACGACCTCGTTGCCGTCCTCGTCGACGCCGGCGGCGTCGCAGCCGAGGATCATCGGCAGCCTCTCCCCGGGCAGGCCGACCCCGCGCAGGGACCACAGGTCGTGGTGGTTGAGGGAGGCGGCCCTGACGGTGACGGTGGTCCAGCCCGGCCGTGCCTCGGGTTCCGGGCGGTCGCCCAGTTCGAGGCCGTCGAGGGGGCGGTCGGGGTCGATGCGTGCGGCGTAGGCGGCGAACATGGCCCCGAGACTAGGCGCGCGGGGAGCGGGGCGGAACCACATCCCCGGTGTGACGCGCGTCCCTCCCCCGGCACCCCGGAGCGCCCCCGGGACCGGCACGGTGGACCCGTCGCCGGAGGATCGGGACACGGCCGACGGCGCTACCGGCCTCGCGGCCACGCCGAGGGGCGCCGAACCATCCGGCGACGCGACCGTCGCGGGACCCTCGGCCGCGCGGTGGCGTGGTTCCGGCGACGCCGCTTCCGCAGGAAGCGGTCAGGAAGCCGTACCGTCGAGGCCGAGGCGGATCACGGCGAGCGCCTCGGCGATCTCGACGGCCATCTCGTCCCCCGGGCCGA
It includes:
- a CDS encoding DUF6104 family protein, giving the protein MYFTDRGIEELEKRRGQEEVTFEWLAEQLRTFVDLNPDFEVPVERLATWLARLDDEDDE
- a CDS encoding multifunctional oxoglutarate decarboxylase/oxoglutarate dehydrogenase thiamine pyrophosphate-binding subunit/dihydrolipoyllysine-residue succinyltransferase subunit; translation: APAAPAKAPAEPAAAKPAAAKPAPAKAAPAEAPAGAEYVTLRGPAGAVAKNMDASLEVPTATSVRAVPVKLLFDNRIVINNHLKRARGGKISFTHVIGYAMVQAIKAMPAMNWSYQVKDGKPTLVKPEHVNLGLAIDLVKPNGDRQLVVAAIKKAETLGFFEFWQAYEDIVRRARANKLTMDDFTGVTVSLTNPGGLGTVHSVPRLMAGQSVIMGVGSMDYPAEFQGTSQDTLNKLGISKVMTLTSTYDHRVIQGAASGEFLRVVADLLLGENGFYDDIFKSLRIPYEPVRWLRDIDASHDDDVTKAARVFELIHSYRVRGHVMADTDPLEYHQRKHPDLDITEHGLTLWDLEREFAVGGFGGKSMMKLRDILGVLRDSYCRTTGIEFMHIQDPKQRKWIQDRVERPHSKPEREEQLRILRRLNAAEAFETFLQTKYVGQKRFSLEGGESVIPLLDAVIDSAAESRLDEVVIGMAHRGRLNVLANIVGKSYAQIFREFEGNLDPKSMHGSGDVKYHLGAEGTFTGLDGEQIKVSLVANPSHLEAVDPVLEGVVRAKQDIIGKAGTDFTVLPVALHGDAAFAGQGVVAETLNMSQLRGYRTGGTVHIVINNQVGFTAAPESSRSSMYATDVARMIEAPIFHVNGDDPEACVRVARLAFEFRQTFNKDVVIDLICYRRRGHNEGDNPQFTNPQMYTLIDQKRSVRKLYTESLIGRGDITLEEAEQALQDFQGQLEKVFTEVREATAQPSPAVGTDPQAGFPAEDVKTAVSQEVVKRIAESQVNIPDGVTVHPRLLPQLQRRAQSIDDGTIDWGMGETLAVGSLLMEGVPVRLAGQDSRRGTFGQRHAVLVDQVTGEDYTPLLYLSDDQARYNVYDSLLSEYAAMGFEYGYSLARPDALVMWEAQFGDFVNGAQTVVDEFISSAEQKWGQTSGVTLLLPHGYEGQGPDHSSARPERFLQMCAQNNMTVAMPTLPSNYFHLLRWQVHNPHHKPLVVFTPKSMLRLKAAASKVEEFTSGAFRPVIGDTSVEPSAVRKVVFCTGKVYYDLDAERQKRGVTDTAIIRLERLYPLPGAQLQAEIAKYPNAGKYIWAQEEPANQGAWPFIALNLIDHLDLAVGADIPQGERLRRISRPHSSSPAVGSAKRHQAEQAQLVNEVFDA
- a CDS encoding zinc-binding dehydrogenase, which encodes MFAAYAARIDPDRPLDGLELGDRPEPEARPGWTTVTVRAASLNHHDLWSLRGVGLPGERLPMILGCDAAGVDEDGNEVVVHSVIGQTGHGVGPREPRSILSERYQGTFAERVTVPAWNVLPKPAELSFEEAACLPTAWLTAYRMLFTNAGVRPGDSVLVQGAGGGVATAAIVLGKAAGLRVFATSRDEAKRGRAVELGAVDAFEPGARLPQRVDAVIETVGAATWSHSVKSLKPGGTLVVSGATSGDRPPHAELTRIFFLELRVVGSTMGSKDELEDLLSFCAATGVRPVIDEVLPLDRAREGFARMESGDLFGKIVLTPAS